Proteins found in one Deltaproteobacteria bacterium genomic segment:
- a CDS encoding hemerythrin domain-containing protein, producing MREHGVLRRVMFIYDDAARRLESGDKPPLDALAASAGIVRKVIEDYHEKLEENFIFPRMEKAEKLTDLTATLRRQHQAGRTVTANVVKLCDGGDGKKLAELLRVFNRMYRPHAAREDTVLFPAFHDLMGEKAYDELGDQFEAEEKKQLGNEGFEGAVAQVAKLEEQFGLSDLDQFTPR from the coding sequence ATGCGCGAGCATGGCGTCCTGCGGCGCGTGATGTTCATCTATGACGACGCGGCTCGCCGGCTGGAGAGCGGCGACAAACCGCCGCTCGATGCCCTTGCGGCAAGCGCCGGCATCGTGCGCAAGGTGATCGAGGATTACCACGAGAAGCTGGAGGAGAACTTCATCTTCCCGCGCATGGAGAAGGCGGAGAAGTTGACGGACCTGACCGCCACGCTCCGTCGCCAGCACCAGGCGGGCCGCACGGTCACCGCAAACGTCGTCAAGCTGTGCGATGGCGGCGATGGCAAGAAGCTGGCGGAGCTGCTCCGCGTCTTCAACCGCATGTACCGGCCGCACGCGGCGCGCGAGGACACCGTGCTCTTTCCGGCGTTCCACGATCTGATGGGCGAAAAGGCGTACGACGAGCTGGGCGATCAGTTCGAGGCGGAAGAGAAGAAGCAGCTCGGCAACGAGGGCTTCGAAGGCGCGGTGGCGCAGGTGGCGAAACTGGAGGAGCAGTTCGGGCTGTCGGACCTCGACCAGTTCACGCCTCGATGA
- a CDS encoding alpha-ketoglutarate-dependent dioxygenase AlkB, with protein MGRSRLGGVATALAPAHECAPQQLALGISSPAAALVPEVLLPGAVKIAGWLSRDVQRSLAAGFRQWALPPAGLRHPRVPSGHLMSVQSVCLGWHWEPYAYSKTADDTDGAPVKPLPLELAELARAAVAEAYGPDRAASYAPDAAIVNLYASGAQLGLHLDGEEPSDAPVVTLSLGDSCVFRFAGVGRRNGPFKDVELHSGDLLVFGGPSRRIYHGVPKVLEGTAPASLGLPPGRVSITLRETGL; from the coding sequence ATGGGCCGCAGCCGCCTGGGTGGCGTCGCCACCGCGCTCGCGCCTGCGCATGAGTGCGCGCCGCAGCAGCTCGCCCTCGGAATCTCCTCTCCGGCCGCGGCGCTTGTCCCCGAAGTCCTTTTGCCGGGCGCCGTCAAGATCGCGGGCTGGCTCAGCCGTGATGTGCAGCGATCGCTCGCCGCCGGGTTCCGCCAGTGGGCATTGCCGCCGGCCGGGCTCCGGCACCCGCGGGTCCCGAGCGGACATCTGATGAGCGTCCAGTCGGTGTGCCTGGGGTGGCACTGGGAGCCGTACGCCTATTCCAAGACGGCTGACGACACCGACGGCGCACCGGTCAAGCCGTTGCCTCTCGAGCTCGCCGAACTGGCCCGGGCTGCCGTCGCGGAAGCTTACGGGCCGGACAGAGCAGCCTCCTACGCACCGGACGCGGCGATCGTGAACCTCTACGCGTCGGGTGCGCAGCTCGGACTGCATCTCGACGGCGAGGAGCCCAGCGACGCTCCGGTCGTCACCCTGAGCCTCGGCGACAGCTGCGTGTTCCGGTTTGCGGGCGTCGGCCGTCGCAATGGCCCGTTCAAAGACGTCGAGCTCCACTCCGGCGATCTGCTGGTCTTCGGCGGGCCGAGCCGGCGCATCTATCACGGCGTCCCCAAGGTGCTCGAGGGGACGGCGCCTGCGAGCCTCGGCCTTCCCCCGGGCAGGGTGAGCATCACCCTGCGGGAGACTGGACTGTGA
- a CDS encoding RNA polymerase sigma factor, which yields MTAPRQRAARPFEEIVAEHGALVMRVCRALVGPVDAADAWSETFLSALQAYPRLRAGSNIRGWLVTIAHRKAIDQLRGAARRPEPARDVPELAVPEPASADDDELRAALDALPLKQRGAVIYRYLAELSYAEVGELLGSNATAARRSAADGIASLRKRLSKGTS from the coding sequence ATGACCGCACCGCGGCAGCGGGCGGCGCGACCGTTCGAGGAGATCGTCGCCGAGCACGGCGCTCTGGTGATGCGCGTGTGCCGGGCGCTGGTGGGGCCGGTGGACGCCGCCGACGCCTGGTCGGAGACGTTCTTGTCCGCGCTGCAGGCGTATCCAAGGCTGCGAGCGGGCAGCAACATCCGCGGGTGGCTCGTGACCATTGCCCATCGGAAGGCGATCGATCAGCTCCGGGGCGCCGCGCGAAGGCCCGAACCGGCACGCGACGTGCCCGAGCTGGCCGTCCCCGAGCCGGCGTCGGCGGATGACGACGAGCTCCGCGCCGCTCTGGACGCCCTGCCGCTCAAGCAGCGCGGCGCGGTGATCTACCGGTATCTCGCCGAGCTCTCGTACGCCGAGGTCGGCGAGCTCCTGGGTTCCAACGCCACCGCTGCGCGGCGAAGCGCGGCGGATGGCATCGCAAGCCTTCGCAAGCGTCTTTCGAAAGGAACGTCATGA
- a CDS encoding dihydrofolate reductase, whose amino-acid sequence MSKLRFRISMSLDGFAAGPSQSVDNPLGIGGMRLHEWVFPLAVWRAMHGLEGGEVNASSALVEESLANIGATVMGRNMFGGHPGPWKTKEPWNGWWGVNPPFHHPVFVLTHHAREPLRLEGGTTFNFVTGGIQSALEQARRAAAGKDVSLAGGANVANRYLAAGVVDEMEINLVPVLLGSGERLFEGLGDDLHGLELVRTVAAPKVTHLKFARR is encoded by the coding sequence GTGTCAAAGCTGCGCTTCAGGATCTCGATGTCGCTCGATGGTTTCGCCGCCGGTCCCAGCCAGAGCGTGGACAATCCCCTTGGAATTGGCGGTATGCGCCTGCACGAGTGGGTCTTTCCGCTCGCCGTCTGGCGGGCGATGCACGGCCTCGAAGGCGGCGAGGTCAACGCGAGCAGCGCATTGGTCGAGGAGTCGCTTGCGAACATCGGCGCCACGGTGATGGGACGGAACATGTTCGGCGGCCATCCGGGTCCCTGGAAGACCAAGGAGCCATGGAACGGCTGGTGGGGAGTGAACCCGCCATTCCATCACCCGGTGTTCGTGCTCACGCATCATGCCCGCGAGCCGCTCAGGCTGGAGGGTGGGACGACGTTCAACTTCGTCACCGGCGGCATCCAATCGGCGCTGGAACAGGCGCGGCGCGCTGCGGCGGGCAAGGATGTGTCGCTCGCCGGCGGAGCAAACGTGGCCAACCGCTACCTGGCGGCGGGCGTGGTGGACGAGATGGAGATCAACCTTGTACCGGTGCTGCTCGGGAGCGGGGAGCGGCTGTTCGAAGGGCTCGGCGACGACCTGCACGGGCTCGAGCTCGTGCGGACCGTCGCCGCTCCCAAGGTGACACATCTCAAGTTCGCCAGGCGGTGA
- a CDS encoding phosphatase PAP2 family protein, whose translation MHLAISRFDRVISWRARRHPAGKTARLMAKLCSPWATAAQGIAAAVVLRAAGRPAAGVAIAPVAADACARLIKGATHRPRPGWKRFSRDGHRSFPSSHVAGPAALLTAVWIDSPPRARIVVAVALGAVVAAIGVERLRAAAHWPSDIAAGTVLGVFIGAALGRL comes from the coding sequence ATGCACCTCGCCATCAGCAGATTCGATCGCGTCATCTCCTGGAGGGCCCGTCGCCATCCGGCCGGAAAGACCGCGCGACTCATGGCGAAACTCTGCTCGCCTTGGGCCACGGCCGCGCAAGGCATCGCCGCTGCCGTCGTGCTGCGAGCAGCCGGGCGGCCGGCTGCCGGGGTCGCGATTGCTCCCGTTGCTGCCGACGCCTGCGCCAGACTGATCAAGGGCGCGACGCACCGGCCGCGGCCGGGATGGAAGCGGTTCAGCCGCGACGGTCATCGCTCTTTTCCGAGCAGTCATGTCGCCGGTCCCGCGGCGCTCCTGACTGCCGTCTGGATTGATTCGCCGCCGCGCGCCCGCATCGTCGTTGCGGTCGCGCTCGGTGCGGTGGTTGCCGCCATCGGCGTCGAACGCCTGCGCGCCGCGGCGCATTGGCCGTCCGACATCGCGGCGGGAACGGTGCTCGGCGTATTCATTGGTGCCGCGCTCGGGCGGCTATAG
- a CDS encoding methylated-DNA--[protein]-cysteine S-methyltransferase translates to MTTDKQIIDRVEEGFAGFSAAFDIDGRLHARLAVLAERRGLLDVSYRTIDSPLGPLLLAATGKGLVRVAFSREDHQSVLSSLASDISPRILRTPRRLDKAARELEEYFAGKRRAFTVPVDLQLAHGFRRSVLLHLRDIPYGETQSYTAVAKAAGNPSAVRAAASACSHNPLPLVVPCHRVVRSDGTLGKYLGGPEAKHALLAMEAAR, encoded by the coding sequence ATGACCACCGACAAGCAGATCATCGATCGCGTCGAAGAGGGATTTGCCGGCTTCTCCGCCGCATTCGACATCGACGGCAGGCTGCACGCGCGGCTCGCCGTGCTGGCGGAGCGGCGGGGGCTCCTCGACGTGTCGTACCGCACCATCGACAGCCCGCTCGGGCCGCTGCTCCTGGCGGCGACCGGGAAGGGCCTCGTGCGGGTGGCGTTCAGCCGGGAAGATCATCAGTCCGTCCTTTCCAGCCTCGCGAGCGACATCAGTCCCCGCATCCTCCGCACGCCCCGGCGACTCGACAAGGCGGCGCGCGAGCTCGAGGAGTACTTCGCGGGCAAGCGACGCGCGTTCACCGTACCGGTCGATCTTCAGCTCGCCCACGGGTTCCGTCGCTCTGTGCTCCTGCACCTGCGCGACATTCCTTACGGCGAGACGCAGAGCTACACCGCCGTGGCGAAGGCTGCTGGCAATCCGTCCGCGGTCCGGGCGGCCGCCAGCGCGTGCTCCCACAATCCGCTGCCACTGGTCGTGCCCTGCCATCGCGTCGTGCGCAGCGATGGCACCTTGGGCAAGTACCTCGGCGGCCCCGAGGCCAAGCACGCCTTGCTCGCAATGGAGGCGGCGCGGTGA
- a CDS encoding ROK family protein, giving the protein MKTHLVAVDIGGSKMSFLAREAESGLDVYADKIKTPADDGVEAILAVLDEQIDAIPGGRGGMRALGVAVPGPVDSRGKVLRAGNLEGWVDVPLKALLEKRYGVPVFVERDSNCGALGEKWCGAATRMGTFVFLALGTGVGAGLFLDGQLYRGAHFASGEAGELTFFCGGTRKNLSAIVGKNAIRKRVSRATGKKLNAAEALARAVSKRRFARATQPVIEQLTAAVVAIGALLDPQAIIFGGGTSDAGAALLSRVRKEVRAYLEMPPPLMPAKLRSDAQLYGALWGAIQASRTTVERALAETTAPA; this is encoded by the coding sequence ATGAAGACGCATCTGGTGGCCGTCGACATCGGGGGGAGCAAGATGTCCTTCCTCGCCCGCGAAGCGGAGAGCGGCCTGGACGTGTATGCCGACAAGATCAAGACGCCGGCGGACGATGGCGTCGAAGCGATCCTCGCCGTCCTCGACGAGCAGATCGACGCGATCCCGGGCGGACGCGGTGGGATGAGAGCGCTAGGTGTCGCGGTGCCCGGACCGGTGGACTCGCGAGGAAAAGTACTGCGCGCGGGCAATCTGGAAGGCTGGGTCGACGTCCCGCTGAAGGCGCTCCTCGAGAAACGCTACGGCGTTCCGGTTTTCGTCGAGCGCGACTCGAACTGCGGCGCCCTGGGCGAGAAGTGGTGCGGCGCCGCCACGAGAATGGGCACCTTTGTCTTCCTCGCCCTCGGCACCGGCGTCGGCGCCGGTCTGTTTCTCGACGGCCAGCTCTATCGAGGGGCGCATTTCGCCAGCGGCGAGGCAGGGGAGTTGACGTTCTTTTGCGGAGGGACGCGCAAGAATCTCTCCGCGATCGTGGGCAAGAACGCAATCAGGAAGCGCGTCAGCCGCGCCACCGGCAAGAAGCTCAACGCCGCGGAGGCTCTGGCGCGGGCGGTCAGCAAGCGCCGGTTCGCGCGAGCCACGCAGCCAGTGATCGAGCAGCTCACGGCTGCCGTCGTCGCCATCGGCGCGCTGCTCGATCCGCAGGCGATCATCTTCGGCGGCGGGACGAGCGACGCGGGCGCGGCGCTGCTGTCCAGAGTGCGCAAGGAAGTCCGCGCATATCTGGAGATGCCGCCGCCCCTGATGCCGGCAAAGCTCCGCAGCGATGCGCAGCTCTATGGCGCGTTGTGGGGCGCGATCCAGGCGTCGCGCACGACGGTCGAGCGAGCGTTGGCGGAGACGACGGCACCCGCTTGA
- a CDS encoding response regulator: MSIQLLSMIAPFIDARALSPGSTRLDRLPVSVSLRTQPAARRSRRGICRLLGCRRFRDAPILRPWAILESDRFEVPMRKNGRAARSPTRSKTLYAYPRNDAESFAKSLRNLAVCRLGWWALRTTASGMALVRDGAISFGNARWHELDRPGDGLGWERLKTSAAARTQRGLSELALDQAKRLLARSPSRWSVIRCRCAGIDQVVELRAEKMAGGHGMVVVLAYDVTEQLRAEAKLRVAQEALHRSHRMEAVGELASGLAHDLNNALNVMRMRLELFRREVPDATGNAHFEAFTRMVTDAAARVLRMHELSRKQTDPSFEEVDLRQVIDDAIAMARPELEQRSASDERHFDLRSNVGALPPVRANPTELKHLFVNLLLNARDAMPEGGAISIEASREEDFAVVCVNDEGTGIPEEHLETIFESFFTTKGPRGTGLGLSMARSAMARLGGSIVARNRKRKGAEFLLRFPLCTRSALAERAKSEQVVPHIERSLRLLLVDDDPDCLEVTKEVLRGEPLEIDTASSGTEALAKLEENGYDLLLCDVGMPDISGWQVAQKARVRHPAMPIFMVTGWANEFVSAESRPGSVDGVIAKPVEIDELRAIIARTALLPATHLH, from the coding sequence ATGTCGATCCAGCTGCTCTCGATGATCGCGCCGTTCATCGACGCGCGCGCCCTGAGTCCTGGGAGTACGCGGCTCGATCGGCTACCTGTGTCGGTTTCTCTACGTACGCAGCCCGCCGCGCGCCGATCGCGACGCGGCATCTGTCGTCTTCTTGGCTGCCGTCGATTCCGCGATGCGCCGATACTGCGGCCCTGGGCGATATTGGAGAGCGATCGTTTCGAGGTTCCGATGCGGAAAAACGGTCGCGCTGCTCGATCGCCCACCCGCTCCAAGACACTGTACGCCTATCCTCGGAATGACGCAGAATCGTTTGCGAAGTCGTTGAGGAACCTCGCGGTCTGCCGCCTTGGCTGGTGGGCGCTGCGGACGACGGCGAGCGGGATGGCCCTGGTGCGAGACGGCGCGATCTCGTTCGGCAACGCACGGTGGCACGAGCTCGACCGGCCGGGAGATGGACTCGGCTGGGAGAGGCTGAAAACCAGCGCCGCCGCGCGCACCCAGCGGGGCTTGAGCGAGCTTGCGCTCGACCAGGCAAAACGGCTTCTGGCGCGCTCCCCGTCCAGGTGGAGTGTCATCCGATGCCGGTGTGCAGGCATCGATCAGGTCGTCGAGTTGCGCGCCGAGAAAATGGCTGGCGGGCACGGCATGGTCGTCGTTCTCGCGTACGACGTCACCGAACAGCTCCGGGCCGAGGCCAAGCTGCGCGTGGCGCAGGAGGCCCTCCATCGAAGCCACCGCATGGAGGCCGTTGGAGAGCTTGCCTCCGGGCTGGCGCACGATCTGAACAATGCGCTGAACGTCATGCGCATGCGGCTGGAGCTCTTCCGTCGCGAAGTGCCCGACGCGACCGGGAATGCCCATTTCGAGGCGTTTACCCGCATGGTCACCGACGCCGCAGCGCGCGTCCTGCGGATGCACGAGCTGTCGCGGAAACAGACCGACCCATCGTTCGAGGAGGTCGATCTGCGGCAGGTGATCGACGATGCCATCGCAATGGCTCGACCCGAGCTGGAGCAGCGCTCCGCTTCCGATGAAAGGCATTTCGACCTCCGCTCGAACGTCGGTGCGCTCCCGCCCGTGCGCGCGAATCCCACGGAGCTCAAGCACCTGTTCGTCAACCTCCTCCTCAACGCGCGCGACGCGATGCCCGAGGGCGGCGCGATTTCAATCGAGGCCTCGCGCGAGGAGGATTTCGCGGTGGTCTGCGTCAACGACGAAGGAACCGGAATTCCCGAAGAACACCTGGAAACGATCTTCGAGTCGTTCTTCACCACCAAAGGCCCTCGCGGGACGGGCCTGGGACTCTCCATGGCCCGGAGCGCGATGGCGCGCCTTGGCGGATCGATCGTTGCCCGCAACCGCAAAAGGAAAGGAGCGGAGTTCCTGCTCCGCTTTCCGCTCTGCACCCGGTCTGCCCTTGCGGAGCGCGCGAAGTCCGAGCAAGTCGTCCCGCACATCGAGAGATCGCTGCGCCTCCTCCTCGTCGACGACGATCCGGATTGCCTGGAAGTGACCAAGGAAGTCCTGCGCGGCGAACCGCTCGAGATCGATACCGCGAGCAGCGGCACGGAAGCGTTGGCGAAGCTCGAGGAGAACGGCTACGACCTGCTGCTCTGCGACGTCGGAATGCCGGACATCAGCGGGTGGCAGGTGGCGCAAAAAGCGCGTGTGCGCCACCCAGCGATGCCGATCTTCATGGTCACCGGATGGGCGAACGAATTCGTCTCGGCGGAATCGCGGCCCGGTAGCGTCGACGGCGTCATCGCCAAGCCGGTCGAAATCGACGAGTTGCGCGCGATCATCGCGCGAACGGCGCTCCTGCCGGCGACACACCTCCACTAG
- a CDS encoding DEAD/DEAH box helicase — MTFAALGLSKKCLVALEREGFEAPTPIQAQAIPPALQGKDVVGSAATGTGKTLAFVLPILERLEGKHGTRALVLAPTRELALQIHEQVERFRHGHHLRSAAVIGGVGMAPQRQAFAKGVEIVVATPGRLNDHLDSGTARLDQIEILVLDEADRMLDMGFLPQLRRILKHVPPKRQSLLFSATMAGEVADFAREHLREPVRVEVARIGTTSQRAYQQVFLVGQEEKTALLLALLEQDQLSTLVFTRTKRRADRVARSLLRAGHKVAVIHADRSQGQRRAALEGFRSGEHRVLVATDIAARGIDVAEIGHVVNFDMPHIPEDYVHRIGRTARMEASGRASSFASPEEHDLLRGIEKFTRKTVERAAVPREHDAFRDELKRRAEMPPPRREVQRHQRRDGRPHQASGRAHAPRHRTEAAAQPPQKLGSWKPRRRR, encoded by the coding sequence ATGACGTTTGCCGCTCTGGGCTTGTCGAAGAAGTGTCTCGTCGCCCTCGAGCGGGAAGGCTTCGAGGCGCCGACGCCCATCCAGGCACAGGCCATCCCTCCTGCGCTGCAGGGCAAGGACGTGGTCGGTTCGGCGGCGACCGGCACCGGCAAGACGCTGGCATTCGTGCTCCCCATCCTCGAACGCCTGGAGGGAAAGCACGGCACCCGCGCGCTGGTGCTGGCACCGACCCGGGAATTGGCGCTGCAGATCCACGAGCAGGTCGAGCGCTTCCGCCACGGACACCATCTCCGCAGCGCCGCGGTGATCGGCGGTGTGGGGATGGCGCCGCAGAGGCAGGCGTTCGCGAAAGGAGTCGAGATCGTGGTGGCCACGCCCGGCCGGCTGAACGATCACCTGGATTCAGGGACTGCGCGGCTCGATCAGATCGAGATCCTGGTGCTCGACGAGGCGGACCGCATGCTGGACATGGGCTTCTTGCCGCAGCTGCGGCGCATCCTCAAGCACGTGCCGCCCAAGCGGCAGTCGCTACTCTTTTCGGCGACCATGGCCGGCGAGGTGGCCGACTTCGCCCGCGAGCACCTGCGCGAGCCGGTGCGGGTGGAGGTGGCGCGCATCGGGACCACCTCGCAACGCGCGTACCAGCAAGTCTTCCTCGTCGGCCAGGAGGAGAAGACGGCGCTCTTGCTCGCACTGCTCGAGCAGGACCAGCTGTCCACGCTGGTGTTCACCCGCACCAAGAGACGCGCCGACCGGGTGGCCCGATCGCTCCTGCGCGCCGGGCACAAGGTAGCGGTGATCCACGCCGACCGCTCGCAAGGGCAACGACGTGCGGCGCTGGAAGGGTTTCGTTCAGGAGAGCACCGGGTGCTCGTGGCCACCGACATCGCGGCGAGGGGCATCGACGTGGCCGAGATCGGACACGTGGTGAATTTCGACATGCCCCACATTCCGGAGGACTACGTCCATCGCATCGGCCGCACCGCGCGCATGGAAGCGAGTGGGCGAGCTTCCAGCTTCGCCTCGCCGGAGGAACACGACCTCTTGCGCGGCATCGAGAAGTTCACCCGCAAGACGGTGGAGCGCGCCGCGGTGCCGCGGGAGCACGATGCGTTCCGGGACGAGTTGAAGCGGCGAGCGGAGATGCCGCCTCCCCGCCGGGAAGTGCAGCGGCACCAGCGGCGAGATGGGCGTCCGCACCAGGCCAGTGGCCGTGCTCACGCGCCGCGACACCGAACGGAAGCCGCGGCGCAACCCCCGCAAAAGCTCGGCTCCTGGAAGCCGCGGCGGCGCCGCTAA
- a CDS encoding VOC family protein: MLKNSKAFSSFAVRDLEAARKFYTQTLGVDVSDVPGMKGLMQLNLAGGLNVMVYPKPDHAPATFTVLNFPVENVERAVDGLVERGVRFEIYKEGPINTNAKGIADDGSGPRIAWFRDPSGNILSVLEQR, translated from the coding sequence ATGCTCAAGAACAGCAAGGCGTTCAGCAGTTTCGCGGTACGCGATCTCGAAGCGGCGCGGAAATTCTACACGCAGACCTTGGGAGTCGATGTCTCCGACGTGCCGGGGATGAAGGGCCTCATGCAGTTGAACCTCGCCGGCGGCCTGAACGTCATGGTCTATCCGAAGCCTGACCACGCTCCGGCCACCTTCACCGTGCTCAACTTCCCCGTCGAGAACGTGGAACGCGCGGTCGATGGGCTGGTGGAGCGCGGGGTGCGGTTCGAGATCTACAAGGAGGGCCCGATCAACACGAACGCGAAGGGCATCGCCGACGACGGGTCGGGGCCGCGAATCGCCTGGTTCAGGGATCCCTCGGGGAACATCCTCTCGGTGCTCGAACAGCGGTAG
- a CDS encoding MFS transporter, translated as MTERRKRALRFVVLVGVMSLFADFTYEGARGIAGPFLAALGASGAVVGIASGLGEFLGYALRVVSGRLADKTRQFWPITIAGYVVQMCAVPLLALAGNWPLAVGLLILERIGKATRNPPRDVMLSHAGKEMGGYGWAFGLHEALDQFGALLGPLAMAGILALRHDYRLAFAVLAIPAAITLALLVVARVLYPRPEDLEPSHEAEPLEGKGLPRRFWIYLAGAGLVAAGFADYPLIAYHFEKAKILPGSMTAVFYAVAMGVSGAGSLVFGKLFDRFGLWILVPLTLLTATYAPFAFFGGTWVALIGTALWGLGMGVHESIVAAAVATMVPASHRGSAYGIFTAGYGTFWLLGSALLGWLYDVSLVWVVLAAVILEIAAIPFIAVTARSREKMRSEGSGDAQGQ; from the coding sequence ATGACCGAAAGGAGGAAGCGCGCGCTCCGGTTCGTGGTGCTGGTCGGCGTGATGAGCCTCTTCGCCGACTTCACCTACGAGGGCGCACGCGGGATCGCCGGCCCGTTCCTTGCTGCGCTCGGCGCGAGCGGCGCGGTCGTCGGCATCGCCAGCGGCCTCGGTGAATTTCTCGGCTACGCGCTCCGCGTCGTCTCCGGCAGGCTCGCGGACAAGACGCGGCAGTTCTGGCCCATCACCATTGCCGGCTACGTCGTCCAGATGTGCGCGGTCCCGCTGCTGGCGCTGGCGGGGAATTGGCCGCTCGCCGTAGGCCTGCTCATTCTCGAGCGGATCGGAAAGGCCACGCGCAATCCGCCGCGTGACGTGATGCTCTCGCACGCAGGCAAGGAGATGGGCGGCTACGGCTGGGCGTTCGGGTTGCACGAGGCGCTCGATCAGTTCGGAGCGCTCCTCGGCCCGCTCGCGATGGCCGGTATCCTGGCGCTGCGCCATGACTATCGCCTGGCGTTCGCGGTGCTTGCCATCCCGGCGGCAATCACTCTCGCGCTTCTGGTGGTGGCGCGCGTCCTCTATCCGAGGCCCGAGGACCTCGAACCGAGCCACGAGGCCGAACCTCTCGAAGGCAAGGGCTTGCCGCGCCGCTTCTGGATCTATCTCGCCGGCGCGGGGCTCGTCGCGGCGGGCTTCGCCGACTACCCGCTGATCGCCTACCACTTCGAGAAGGCGAAGATTCTCCCCGGAAGCATGACCGCGGTGTTCTACGCGGTCGCCATGGGCGTCAGCGGCGCGGGCTCACTCGTCTTCGGCAAGCTGTTCGATCGATTCGGCCTCTGGATTCTGGTTCCGCTGACGTTGCTGACCGCGACGTACGCACCCTTCGCATTCTTTGGAGGCACGTGGGTGGCCCTCATCGGCACCGCGCTGTGGGGGCTGGGAATGGGCGTCCACGAATCCATCGTCGCGGCGGCGGTGGCGACCATGGTGCCGGCGAGCCATCGCGGGTCCGCGTACGGCATCTTCACCGCCGGGTATGGGACATTCTGGCTGTTGGGCAGCGCGCTGCTCGGCTGGCTCTACGATGTTTCCCTGGTCTGGGTCGTTCTCGCTGCCGTCATTCTCGAGATTGCGGCGATTCCCTTCATCGCCGTGACCGCACGTTCGCGCGAGAAGATGCGCTCGGAAGGTTCCGGTGACGCGCAGGGGCAGTAG
- a CDS encoding DUF3175 domain-containing protein: MAARRKPAPKTRARRGKYWSRRVMETSDALDLEKGVFRRGSARAIASSLKRSAERSKRRKSAPFRSAMSMLVFYQNRAGRKLSAAQRRKLDAAKRELRKLFGR, encoded by the coding sequence ATGGCTGCACGGCGCAAGCCGGCCCCGAAGACGCGGGCGCGGCGTGGGAAGTACTGGTCGAGGCGGGTGATGGAGACCAGCGACGCGCTCGACCTGGAGAAGGGCGTCTTCCGGCGAGGAAGCGCGCGGGCCATCGCTTCGTCGCTGAAGCGGAGCGCGGAACGGAGCAAACGCCGCAAGAGCGCGCCTTTCCGCTCGGCGATGTCGATGCTCGTCTTCTACCAGAACCGCGCGGGCAGGAAGCTCTCCGCCGCGCAGCGCCGCAAGCTGGACGCCGCCAAGCGCGAGCTACGCAAGCTGTTCGGGCGGTGA